A part of Ptychodera flava strain L36383 chromosome 11, AS_Pfla_20210202, whole genome shotgun sequence genomic DNA contains:
- the LOC139143809 gene encoding CMP-N-acetylneuraminate-poly-alpha-2,8-sialyltransferase-like, giving the protein MATVTRFYQLFWVMLVVCGVCLFLYSRTETRSYVKPVAGPSIMHHATHDQKGRQEIRKTRVNISSSIKSVAKERTGLSSCEYCPQRLEMVQTLQDLRKPLSEVIRLESTVVMFNDDRNLSSKCCHQNWRQKKVPTGTRYDEHFHTIKPVRSCAVVGSSGILLHSRCGREIDSHDFVLRVNLPPIKGYEKDVGYRTDFSAVNNIALHGLVLYMKHPENQWQIQTNKYYFDSLLSANNTILWFGYNFTERVYLMNQAKSDVKYLLDHAKDKTNLNFTLAYSMLPVWPRIVKRFWNTTRGTSEGFLAFTVAVLFCEKINIYGFWPFPSSPTGKHISHHYYDKKSRYTRKAVMPRESEILRELNNRGIINMVTSNCRH; this is encoded by the exons ATGGCAACAGTAACGCGATTTTATCAACTATTCTGGGTAATGCTCGTTGTTTGTGGCGTTTGCTTGTTCCTGTACTCCCGGACCGAAACAAGATCGTATGTTAAGCCCGTAGCAGGGCCGTCTATTATGCACCATGCCACTCATGATCAGAAAGGCCGACAAGAAATCAGAAAGACAAG GGTCAATATTTCATCCAGTATAAAATCAGTAGCGAAAGAGCGAACTGGATTGTCATCCTGTGAATACTGCCCTCAACGTTTAGAAATGGTGCAGACTTTACAAGATTTAAG AAAACCACTTTCAGAAGTGATTAGGCTCGAGTCAACAGTTGTTATGTTCAATGATGATCGTAATCTTAGTAGTAAATGCTGTCACCAAAACTGGCGCCAAAAGAAAGTGCCTACAGGCACCCGTTACGACGAACACTTCCACACTATCAAGCCCGTTCGATCATGCGCAGTAGTTGGTAGCAGCGGAATTCTACTGCACAGCAGATGCGGCCGGGAAATTGACTCTCACGATTTTGTCCTCCGTGTCAACTTGCCGCCCATCAAGGGCTACGAGAAGGATGTCGGCTACAGAACAGATTTTTCCGCCGTCAACAACATCGCCCTCCACGGCCTGGTCCTTTACATGAAGCACCCGGAAAACCAATGGCAGATACAGACGAACAAGTATTATTTCGATTCGTTATTGTCGGCTAACAACACTATACTATGGTTCGGATACAACTTTACAGAGAGAGTTTATCTCATGAATCAAGCAAAATCCGATGTTAAATATCTCCTTGATCACGCAAAAGATAAAACGAACTTGAACTTCACACTTGCTTATTCCATGTTGCCAGTATGGCCTCGGATAGTGAAAAG GTTCTGGAATACGACAAGAGGAACTAGCGAAGGGTTTCTTGCGTTCACGGTGGCAGTTCTATTCTGTGAGAAGATCAACATCTACGGTTTCTGGCCGTTTCCTTCCAGTCCCACGGGAAAGCATATCAGTCATCACTACTACGACAAGAAATCTCGGTATACAAGAAAGGCTGTCATGCCGAGAGAGAGCGAGATTCTGCGAGAGCTGAACAATCGAGGAATCATAAACATGGTGACATCCAACTGTCGACATTGA